From Tiliqua scincoides isolate rTilSci1 chromosome 2, rTilSci1.hap2, whole genome shotgun sequence, the proteins below share one genomic window:
- the F12 gene encoding coagulation factor XII produces MTSLLLLLLCVILLSPGGSFLGRHGKPFKRKHEETASSQEPCHFPFRYQRQMHDSCIPSTLPPLHWCATTENYDRDQRWRYCGKEERLRGHCDPNPCQNGGVCEARRTGFHCTCTAGFHGRHCEKESCFKAHELLHFGERETWLQYRLDQLEECRCAGKKMVCHPLHGKACATNPCLNGGRCVEWKQTWTCSCPDGFSGPLCDVAYNHTCYSGNGHLYRGMAHRGLSGRPCLPWDSPFLHHEYSSNSLDNPVHVGLGAHAFCRNPDNDFKPWCFVMREKQLHWEFCSIPHCRPQTTGSHSEQEPESSTTASHGTEPDTGSDLACGQRYTKTTSVRSRVVGGMVALSGAHPYIAAIYLEEQFCGGSLISSCWVLTAAHCLENRPDASKISVVLGQTLYNISTEHSVKFQVQDYQLHENYSMFSNQHDIALVRLKEKTPGRCAEFSHSILPVCLPSSLETFNGSKQCHVAGWGHQYEGADKLSVFLQEADMPLIPHEQCSSHEVHGVHITSDMLCAGYLDGRADACQGDSGGPLVCEEQNGATLHGIVSWGTGCAQENKPGVYTNVAHHLDWIRSHMR; encoded by the exons AGACAGCATCTAGTCAAGAGCCCTGCCATTTCCCCTTCCGCTATCAGCGACAAATGCATGATTCCTGCATCCCAAGTACCCTTCCACCTTTGCACTG GTGTGCCACCACAGAAAACTATGACCGAGACCAAAGATGGAGGTATTGTGGGAAAGAGGAAAGGCTAAGAG GACATTGTGACCCAAACCCTTGCCAGAATGGTGGTGTCTGTGAAGCTCGACGAACTGGCTTCCACTGCACCTGTACAGCCGGTTTCCATGGGAGACACTGTGAGAAAG AGAGCTGCTTTAAAGCACATGAATTGCTGCACTTTGGTGAGAGGGAGACATGGTTGCAGTATCGGCTTGATCAGTTGGAGGAGTGTCGTTGCGCTGGAAAGAAGATggtctgccaccctctccatgGGAAGG CATGTGCAACTAATCCCTGTCTGAATGGAGGCCGCTGTGTCGAGTGGAAGCAAACTTGGACCTGTAGCTGTCCTGATGGCTTTTCTGGGCCTCTGTGTGATGTAG CCTACAATCATACCTGCTACAGTGGGAATGGGCATCTGTACCGAGGCATGGCCCACAGGGGCTTGTCAGGGAGACCCTGTTTGCCCTGGGACTCCCCCTTCCTCCATCATGAGTACTCCAGCAATTCTTTGGACAACCCGGTCCATGTGGGTCTGGGGGCCCATGCCTTCTGCAG AAACCCTGACAATGACTTCAAGCCATGGTGTTTCGTGATGCGAGAGAAACAGCTTCACTGGGAATTCTGCAGCATCCCCCATTGCCGTCCCCAAACTACAG GAAGCCATTCGGAACAAGAGCCGGAGTCCTCAACCACAGCCAGTCATGGTACTGAGCCCGACACTGGCTCAGATCTGGCTTGTGGGCAGCGCTATACAAAGACCACCTCTGTGCGCAGCCGTGTGGTTGGGGGCATGGTGGCACTTTCTGGAGCCCATCCCTACATCGCTGCCATCTACCTGGAGGAGCAGTTCTGCGGAGGGAGCCTCATCTCCTCCTGCTGGGTCCTGACTGCTGCCCATTGTTTGGAGAACAG GCCAGATGCCTCCAAGATTTCAGTGGTGCTGGGCCAGACCCTCTATAACATCAGCACTGAACACTCTGTGAAGTTTCAGGTTCAGGATTATCAGCTACATGAGAACTACTCTATGTTCAGCAACCAGCATGACATTG CACTGGTGCGTTTGAAGGAAAAGACACCAGGACGTTGTGCTGAGTTTTCACACTCCATTTTGCCTGTGTGCCTGCCCAGTTCATTGGAGACATTCAATGGCAGCAAGCAGTGCCACGTTGCAGGATGGGGACATCAATATGAAG gagCTGATAAACTGTCAGTATTTCTGCAAGAGGCAGACATGCCTCTCATACCACATGAGCAGTGCAGTTCCCATGAAGTACATGGGGTTCACATTACATCAGACATGCTGTGTGCTGGATACCTGGATGGCAGGGCTGATGCTTGTCAG GGAGATTCTGGTGGGCCCCTAGTGTGTGAGGAGCAGAACGGGGCTACCCTACATGGCATTGTCAGCTGGGGCACAGGCTGTGCACAGGAGAACAAGCCTGGGGTCTATACCAATGTTGCTCACCACCTCGACTGGATCCGAAGCCACATGCGTTAG